Proteins from a genomic interval of Solidesulfovibrio sp.:
- the fliL gene encoding flagellar basal body-associated FliL family protein encodes MVADDSLDSQLKAKLDDSELSDDLPKALQKVDLDLDDAPFLEDEAEEAAPPPQEETASPFAEPAVEQAKPSRKKRLLLIGAAVVLLGAGLAASFLLFKKPPPPPPPPPQEETAPPPSVTPTPPPPEPPAPKREIVIPLDPFLIELADAGGRTRFLTIRFTAVTQEPTVELELKRNLIVVRDAVYYYLKNKNLAFLADKQNAEALKKDVLSVINQFIGVQPLDNLLIEDFLVK; translated from the coding sequence ATGGTTGCCGACGACAGCCTCGATTCCCAACTCAAAGCCAAGCTCGACGACAGCGAACTGTCCGACGACCTGCCCAAGGCGTTGCAGAAGGTCGATCTCGACCTCGACGACGCCCCGTTTCTCGAGGACGAGGCCGAGGAAGCCGCCCCGCCGCCCCAGGAAGAAACCGCCTCCCCCTTTGCCGAGCCGGCCGTCGAGCAGGCGAAACCCTCCCGCAAGAAACGCTTGCTCCTCATCGGCGCGGCCGTCGTCCTGCTCGGGGCCGGCCTGGCCGCCTCTTTCCTTCTCTTCAAAAAACCCCCGCCCCCGCCGCCACCGCCGCCCCAGGAGGAAACCGCGCCACCCCCCTCCGTGACGCCGACACCGCCGCCGCCGGAACCGCCCGCGCCCAAACGGGAAATCGTCATCCCCCTGGATCCGTTCCTCATCGAACTGGCCGACGCCGGCGGGCGCACGCGTTTTCTGACCATCCGCTTCACGGCCGTGACCCAGGAGCCGACCGTGGAGCTGGAATTGAAGCGCAACCTCATTGTCGTGCGCGACGCCGTGTATTATTATCTCAAAAACAAGAACCTGGCGTTCCTTGCCGACAAGCAGAACGCCGAGGCGCTCAAAAAGGACGTCCTGTCGGTCATCAACCAGTTCATTGGGGTGCAACCGCTGGATAACCTGCTCATCGAGGATTTCCTGGTGAAGTAG
- a CDS encoding flagellar biosynthesis protein FlhF gives MRVKTFRAPSMADCLSLVRQELGKEAVILGSQSVREDGRTLCEVMAALEQPEAASPARSPAATRSVAAKGGNGGNGKATAGQAQPAPATAQPGPSGDWNREWGEIKGHLLALLRPRMDFSALSPRQRLALEYLEREGVDEASVLAIFRSIVERGEDTVIPALSRLVRVKPLTPEAWPGVAHLFVGPSGVGKTTILLRLALAARAATPSARVTVANADGGRGKGRMLLRHFAELSGLDYAEVDGPEDFRRLLDAAGAGEAVFIDAPSLRGEGAMAAWCASMGLGAPRNLRAHLVLSPVFSPAQTAHYLRVYQCPPLASLVWTKLDEACNYGSLVNMAHASSLPVSALAHGPELTHGMAPASGKAVWKLLFKHQLPGDYADADARA, from the coding sequence ATGCGGGTTAAGACCTTTCGCGCCCCCTCCATGGCGGACTGCCTGAGCCTGGTCCGCCAGGAACTCGGCAAGGAGGCCGTGATCCTCGGCAGCCAGAGCGTGCGCGAGGACGGCCGGACGTTGTGCGAAGTCATGGCCGCCCTGGAGCAGCCCGAGGCCGCGTCCCCGGCGCGCTCCCCGGCCGCCACCCGATCCGTCGCCGCCAAGGGCGGCAACGGCGGCAACGGCAAGGCCACCGCCGGCCAGGCCCAGCCCGCCCCGGCCACGGCCCAGCCCGGCCCGAGCGGCGACTGGAACCGGGAATGGGGCGAAATCAAGGGCCATCTGCTGGCGCTGCTGCGGCCGCGCATGGACTTTTCCGCCCTCTCGCCGCGCCAGCGCCTGGCGCTCGAATACCTGGAGCGCGAGGGCGTGGACGAGGCCTCGGTGCTGGCCATTTTCCGCTCGATCGTCGAACGCGGCGAGGACACGGTCATCCCGGCCCTGTCGCGCCTGGTGCGTGTCAAACCCCTGACGCCGGAAGCCTGGCCCGGGGTGGCCCACCTGTTCGTGGGGCCAAGCGGCGTGGGCAAGACCACCATCCTGTTGCGCCTGGCCCTGGCCGCCCGGGCGGCGACGCCGTCGGCGCGCGTGACCGTGGCCAACGCCGACGGCGGCCGGGGCAAGGGCCGGATGCTGCTGCGCCATTTCGCCGAACTCTCGGGCCTCGACTACGCCGAGGTCGACGGCCCCGAGGATTTCCGCCGGCTTCTTGACGCGGCCGGGGCCGGCGAGGCCGTGTTCATCGACGCGCCGAGCCTTCGCGGCGAAGGGGCCATGGCCGCCTGGTGCGCCTCCATGGGCCTTGGCGCGCCCCGCAACCTGCGGGCCCACCTGGTGCTCTCGCCGGTCTTCTCCCCGGCCCAGACGGCCCACTACCTGCGGGTCTACCAGTGTCCGCCGCTGGCCAGTCTCGTCTGGACGAAGCTCGACGAAGCCTGTAATTACGGAAGCCTTGTCAACATGGCGCACGCCTCGTCCCTGCCCGTTTCGGCCCTGGCCCACGGGCCGGAACTGACCCATGGCATGGCGCCGGCCTCGGGCAAGGCGGTCTGGAAACTGCTGTTCAAACACCAGCTGCCCGGCGACTACGCCGATGCCGACGCCAGGGCCTAA
- a CDS encoding chemotaxis response regulator CheY: MAANKEMRILVVDDFSTMRRIIKNILRQLGFNNIIEADDGSTAWETLNKDKIDFIISDWNMPNMPGIELLRKVRASEDFAATPFLMVTAEAQQENIIEAVQAKVSNYIVKPFTAETLGQKIDKIFDK; the protein is encoded by the coding sequence ATGGCCGCCAACAAAGAAATGCGCATCCTGGTCGTCGACGATTTTTCCACCATGCGCAGGATCATAAAAAACATTCTCAGGCAACTGGGCTTCAACAACATCATCGAAGCCGACGACGGCAGCACGGCCTGGGAAACCCTCAACAAGGACAAGATCGACTTCATCATCTCCGACTGGAACATGCCCAACATGCCCGGCATCGAACTGCTGCGCAAGGTGCGCGCCAGCGAGGACTTCGCCGCCACGCCCTTCCTCATGGTCACGGCCGAGGCGCAACAGGAAAACATCATCGAGGCCGTCCAGGCCAAGGTGTCCAACTACATCGTCAAGCCCTTCACGGCCGAGACCCTCGGCCAGAAGATCGACAAGATTTTCGACAAATAG
- a CDS encoding MinD/ParA family protein, whose protein sequence is MSIRETDTRIPRRDLPAAQIPRVLSVTSGKGGVGKTNISVNLAYCLSKLGRKVVLLDADLGLANVDILLGLTPTMNLFHLFHEGVDLKQVLMETPFGFSILPASSGVSDMLALSTGQKLDLLEAMDYLETRINYLIVDTGAGINDNVIYFNLAAQERLLVLTTEPTSLTDAYALIKVMHLHHDVHRFRVVVNMAPSLKAAKAVYEKLSTACDHFLSGISLDFTGVVPADAAVKSAVIRQKPFCALTPEAAASKKLMELAQTIDSWDVDAKLDGNIKFFWKKLLFQEQPLA, encoded by the coding sequence ATGTCTATCCGCGAAACCGATACGCGTATCCCCCGCCGCGACCTCCCGGCGGCGCAAATTCCCCGGGTGCTTTCCGTCACTTCGGGCAAGGGGGGCGTCGGCAAGACCAACATTTCGGTCAACCTCGCCTATTGCCTGTCCAAGCTCGGCCGCAAGGTGGTGCTGCTCGACGCCGACCTGGGCCTGGCCAACGTCGACATCCTGCTGGGCCTGACCCCCACGATGAACCTGTTCCACCTCTTCCACGAGGGCGTGGACCTCAAGCAAGTGCTCATGGAAACGCCGTTCGGCTTTTCCATCCTGCCGGCCTCCTCCGGGGTGAGCGACATGCTGGCCCTGTCCACCGGCCAGAAGCTCGACCTGCTCGAGGCCATGGACTACCTGGAGACCCGCATCAATTATTTGATTGTGGACACCGGGGCCGGAATCAATGATAATGTGATTTATTTCAATCTGGCCGCCCAGGAACGGCTGCTCGTGCTGACCACCGAGCCGACTTCGCTGACCGACGCGTACGCGCTGATCAAGGTCATGCACCTGCACCACGACGTGCACCGGTTCCGGGTGGTGGTGAACATGGCGCCGAGCCTCAAGGCGGCCAAGGCGGTGTACGAAAAGCTCTCCACGGCCTGCGACCATTTCCTGTCGGGCATTTCCCTGGATTTCACCGGGGTGGTGCCGGCTGACGCGGCCGTCAAAAGCGCGGTCATCCGCCAGAAGCCCTTTTGCGCTTTGACGCCAGAGGCCGCGGCCAGCAAGAAGCTCATGGAGCTGGCCCAAACGATCGATTCCTGGGACGTGGACGCCAAGCTCGATGGAAACATCAAATTCTTCTGGAAAAAGCTCCTGTTCCAGGAACAGCCCCTGGCTTAG
- a CDS encoding FliA/WhiG family RNA polymerase sigma factor, whose product METSNSSGKSSCSRNSPWLRLESGAAKWDAFDARDRQEIVRHYSPKIKIVATRLKAKLPQSVELGELLSAGAMGLLEALGRFRPELGIKFETYAESRIKGAMLDDLRRMDWFSRGQRHRVRTLEEASRRIEGDSGQAATVEQLAEATGLTEREVTQGLEALQNQLCLSLDAITENISSYQKNQLENEPYKSAEFKELVDKLASLIDDLTPREKLVLSLYYGEELNMRETSEVMGITEGRVSQLHSQALSRLRQKFKAQFNIEQH is encoded by the coding sequence ATGGAAACATCAAATTCTTCTGGAAAAAGCTCCTGTTCCAGGAACAGCCCCTGGCTTAGGCTCGAATCCGGAGCCGCGAAGTGGGACGCGTTCGACGCGCGCGATCGCCAGGAGATCGTGCGCCACTACTCGCCCAAGATCAAGATCGTGGCCACGCGGCTCAAGGCCAAGCTGCCCCAGTCGGTGGAGCTCGGCGAACTCCTGAGCGCCGGGGCCATGGGGCTGCTGGAGGCCCTGGGGCGCTTCCGGCCGGAACTGGGCATCAAGTTCGAAACCTACGCCGAATCCCGCATCAAGGGCGCCATGCTCGACGACCTGCGCCGCATGGACTGGTTCTCGCGCGGCCAGCGCCACCGCGTGCGCACCCTGGAGGAGGCCTCCCGGCGCATCGAGGGCGACTCGGGCCAGGCCGCCACCGTGGAGCAGTTGGCCGAGGCCACGGGCCTGACCGAACGCGAGGTGACCCAAGGCCTGGAGGCGCTGCAAAACCAGCTGTGCCTGAGCCTGGACGCCATCACCGAGAACATCTCCTCCTACCAGAAGAACCAGCTGGAAAACGAGCCCTACAAATCCGCCGAATTCAAGGAGCTGGTGGACAAGCTCGCCTCCCTCATCGATGATTTGACTCCCCGGGAAAAGTTGGTATTGTCGCTCTATTACGGTGAGGAACTGAATATGCGGGAGACTTCCGAGGTCATGGGCATCACCGAGGGGCGCGTGTCGCAGCTGCATTCCCAGGCCCTGTCCCGGCTCCGGCAGAAGTTCAAAGCCCAGTTCAATATCGAGCAGCATTGA